CACAAGCACGAAAGACATTATGTGACTTGGGTTAGACAAGTTTTCAGTCAGAGCAGATGCATATTCTTTATCATGTATTGGGACACCACTTCGCACCATTCTCATCATGGAAAATATGTAGTAGTATGTGTAGACAATTGTGATGAGACTGGGGCCTAGCACCAGTATGGCAACTGTTATAGAGTAGGCAGCCATATTTCCCCAGTCCAACATGCAGACAAAAGCATCACGGTCGAAATGTGGCTTATTGACTCCCAGCAGTGGAGGGCAACACAACATTGCAGCAGAGACCCATGTGAACACCATCCAACATTGACAGTGGGTACGCTTTTGCACTGTATCATACCGAAGCGGTCTTTGCACTGCCAGATACCGATCAACACTTATCCACATGAAGGTGAAGACATTAACACTCCAGAGCGTTACTTCAAGATACCCCATCAAGCGGCACACCAAATCTCCGTAGATCCAGTTTTGTAGCCAGGCTGAATACACTGAG
This DNA window, taken from Schistocerca piceifrons isolate TAMUIC-IGC-003096 chromosome 4, iqSchPice1.1, whole genome shotgun sequence, encodes the following:
- the LOC124796267 gene encoding G-protein coupled receptor 52-like; its protein translation is MLIVGVAIVLANILIIATYLSFRGPSEMINIYLLSLAVADLLCGLFVVPLSVYSAWLQNWIYGDLVCRLMGYLEVTLWSVNVFTFMWISVDRYLAVQRPLRYDTVQKRTHCQCWMVFTWVSAAMLCCPPLLGVNKPHFDRDAFVCMLDWGNMAAYSITVAILVLGPSLITIVYTYYYIFSMMRMVRSGVPIHDKEYASALTENLSNPSHIMSFVLVLTFWISWTPYATVKFYEYFTNSRYQVPYLHFVIVWIGILNSFWKIVILIALSPQFRLAVRVFCIRLCCRYKGRLQGELIDMDDDD